The following are encoded together in the Ignisphaera sp. genome:
- a CDS encoding adenosylcobalamin-dependent ribonucleoside-diphosphate reductase: MVVEQRGLSTILGIQSTEAVNIAVIKRRGTKEKFDIGKLMRSIFMSCNDMCSEEEIQNIVKEIIAELKDRTEVSTDEIIDRVERILISKGIEDPKWFEIAKVYELGKIYKDVYGKGKPISIDPRDMKLKFSAVKVLASRYLLKDPNTLRFLETPQMMFRRVAKAIAKAEFIYCKNSGYSDEYCNNVSKYWEEKFYDIMSDLRFLPNSPTLMNAGTRLGILSACFVIPVRDAITTPDGEGIYDAVRAQAIIFQQGGGTGFDFSELRPEGDVVASTGGVASGPISFMKMFDANTDVIKQGGKRRGANMGVLHVWHPDIEKFIDVKSGKLKDVNLQNFNISVGAYDYFMDAVIKGRKVPLINPRKTNLRPDLGNDSRYYIISKARHYIHEDWVQEEIIKELELKGGSVWIDNSIIVTLDEAMTIAENTNAIVKYEDAQKLFEKIVRNAWDSGDPGLLFIDTINRRHPVWYLGKINATNPCGEQPLLPWESCNLGSIDLSKYVYIDSEGLPRIAWKQLEEDLKVIVRFMDNVIDVAKWPLPQLEQAAKRTRKIGVGVMGWAYMLVKLGIPYDSVDAIYLAYYLGEWIEYNLALASIELAKERGSFPAYDPEKYRPTWTTAKPLEELLRISNIDGRPSKRVLELISDRPPINWSYVEELRKRIGIRNATLTSIAPTGTISIIAGTSSSIEPLFAIAYERHVTVGTFIEIDSLFLEYLRKYELDNSDLIKLIAERGSVAEIPFIPRKLRAIFRTAHDVDPKWHVIHQATWQQWVCAGVSKTVNMRFDATIDDVRTVYALAWLLGCKGITIYRDKSKTQQVIYVGVKMSQSLSQKNHGEMSQRPAKEGGQQQKSYVLTSLGNISEAIEDIAHSNCQTCEY, from the coding sequence ATGGTAGTTGAGCAGAGAGGGTTATCAACAATTTTGGGTATACAAAGCACAGAAGCTGTAAATATAGCCGTCATTAAGAGGAGAGGCACCAAAGAGAAATTCGATATTGGTAAGCTGATGAGAAGCATCTTTATGTCTTGTAATGATATGTGTAGTGAGGAAGAAATACAGAACATCGTGAAGGAGATTATTGCTGAACTTAAGGATAGAACCGAGGTTTCCACAGATGAGATTATTGATAGGGTAGAGAGGATTCTCATCTCAAAGGGTATAGAAGATCCTAAATGGTTTGAAATAGCAAAGGTATATGAGCTTGGCAAAATTTATAAAGATGTGTATGGCAAAGGTAAACCTATTTCGATAGATCCAAGAGATATGAAATTAAAGTTCTCCGCTGTAAAGGTACTGGCTAGTAGATACTTGCTTAAAGATCCTAACACGCTAAGATTTCTAGAAACCCCCCAGATGATGTTTAGAAGAGTTGCCAAGGCCATTGCCAAGGCTGAGTTTATCTACTGCAAGAATTCTGGGTATAGTGATGAGTATTGCAATAATGTTTCTAAATATTGGGAGGAGAAGTTTTATGATATAATGAGTGATTTAAGATTCTTGCCCAACTCACCAACATTGATGAATGCTGGTACAAGGCTTGGGATTCTTTCAGCGTGTTTTGTAATACCAGTTAGAGATGCAATTACAACCCCAGATGGTGAGGGTATATATGATGCTGTAAGGGCCCAAGCAATAATATTTCAACAGGGTGGTGGAACAGGATTTGATTTCTCAGAACTGAGACCCGAAGGAGATGTAGTGGCATCAACTGGAGGTGTGGCAAGTGGTCCTATTTCATTTATGAAAATGTTTGATGCTAATACAGATGTGATTAAGCAAGGTGGTAAAAGAAGAGGAGCTAATATGGGTGTCCTCCATGTGTGGCACCCAGACATAGAGAAGTTTATAGATGTGAAAAGCGGAAAGCTCAAAGATGTTAACCTACAAAACTTCAATATATCTGTTGGTGCATACGACTATTTCATGGATGCTGTAATCAAAGGAAGAAAGGTCCCCCTAATAAACCCAAGAAAGACTAACCTGCGTCCAGATCTAGGCAATGATTCGAGGTATTATATAATATCTAAAGCGAGGCACTATATCCATGAGGATTGGGTTCAAGAAGAGATAATAAAAGAATTAGAGCTCAAAGGTGGTAGTGTATGGATAGACAACTCTATTATTGTAACATTAGACGAGGCCATGACTATAGCAGAGAACACAAATGCTATTGTAAAGTATGAGGATGCTCAAAAACTGTTTGAGAAAATTGTTAGAAATGCTTGGGATTCTGGAGACCCTGGACTTCTATTCATTGATACAATTAATAGAAGACACCCAGTGTGGTACCTTGGCAAAATAAATGCAACTAATCCTTGCGGAGAGCAACCCCTTCTTCCATGGGAAAGTTGCAACCTTGGAAGTATTGACCTATCAAAATATGTGTACATAGATTCTGAAGGTTTGCCTAGAATTGCATGGAAGCAGCTAGAAGAAGACTTGAAGGTTATTGTAAGGTTCATGGACAACGTCATTGACGTTGCCAAATGGCCTTTACCACAACTTGAACAAGCAGCCAAAAGAACTAGAAAGATAGGCGTCGGCGTAATGGGCTGGGCATATATGTTAGTGAAGCTTGGAATACCATATGATAGTGTTGATGCCATATATCTTGCTTATTACCTTGGCGAATGGATTGAGTATAACCTTGCACTAGCTAGCATAGAGCTTGCAAAAGAGCGGGGCTCTTTCCCTGCCTATGACCCTGAAAAATATAGACCTACATGGACGACAGCAAAGCCTCTAGAGGAATTACTTAGGATATCGAATATTGATGGTCGCCCTAGCAAGAGGGTACTGGAATTAATATCTGATAGACCCCCCATTAACTGGAGCTATGTAGAGGAGCTTAGAAAAAGAATAGGAATTAGAAATGCTACACTAACAAGCATAGCGCCAACAGGCACAATAAGTATAATAGCAGGTACATCATCAAGCATAGAGCCTCTGTTTGCAATCGCTTATGAGAGACATGTTACTGTGGGAACATTCATTGAAATTGATAGTCTATTCCTAGAATACTTGAGAAAGTATGAACTTGACAATAGCGATTTAATAAAGCTTATTGCTGAAAGAGGTAGTGTAGCTGAAATACCATTTATACCACGAAAGCTGAGAGCAATCTTTAGAACAGCCCACGATGTTGATCCTAAGTGGCATGTTATTCATCAAGCTACATGGCAGCAGTGGGTTTGTGCTGGGGTTTCAAAGACTGTTAATATGAGATTTGATGCAACTATAGATGATGTGAGAACTGTTTATGCTCTTGCATGGTTACTTGGATGTAAAGGAATAACGATTTACAGGGATAAGTCTAAGACTCAACAGGTCATATATGTAGGTGTGAAAATGAGCCAGTCATTGTCGCAGAAAAATCATGGCGAAATGAGTCAAAGGCCCGCAAAAGAGGGTGGGCAGCAACAGAAAAGCTATGTACTAACATCGTTAGGTAATATTAGCGAAGCTATAGAGGATATTGCGCATAGCAATTGTCAAACATGCGAGTATTAG
- a CDS encoding radical SAM protein codes for MPDLEKPMIVANIDREKNVVYVGKRVIPLGGFVPSVRNDERLIRYTSSLCPYCFRLLPAVIIERDNKLYIRRHCPEHGEIEEIYFEDAEMYRKFEKYGFEGTGPGHVYTAATAPCPFNCGLCPLHKSHTALLNIVATNRCDLSCWYCFYYAERAGYVYEPSIEDIKKMVEAVKKQPNIVVAVQLTGGEPTLREDLYDIVKTLREMGVRHIQLNTHGIKFAKLYLENPEKAIKYTKGLREAGVNTVYLSFDGVTPETNSKNHWEVPYTIEVFRNSGMTSVVFVPTVIKNVNDSELGDIIKVAAYNMDVVRAVNFQPVSLVGMMRKQDRSRYRITIPEVIKKVEEQLDGEITKNDWFPVGAAIPIARFLELLDPSKRAEFTTHPACGAATYVYVKRIDNNVEFIPITRFIDAEGLLDYLEKRYESIKEKPKFLTKILGATTILSILNRFVLWDKVPDEIRKELRSILLDIFIHRNYEALGKFHYKFLFLGMMHFMDEWNYDVERVMRCVIHYALPDGRIVPFCAFNILNDIYRDTPQKTYGVPVEEYIKKYGEKVFQEQKYVRTKDLIEKMIKGEPYRRFYKPVIDKLKSFYPAL; via the coding sequence TTGCCAGATCTCGAAAAGCCAATGATTGTTGCTAACATTGATAGAGAAAAAAATGTTGTGTATGTTGGCAAAAGGGTTATTCCCCTTGGAGGATTTGTTCCTAGCGTAAGAAATGACGAAAGACTGATAAGATATACTTCATCTCTTTGTCCATACTGTTTCAGGCTTCTACCTGCTGTAATAATTGAAAGAGATAACAAGTTGTATATAAGGAGACATTGTCCAGAGCATGGCGAAATCGAAGAAATATACTTTGAAGATGCTGAAATGTATAGAAAGTTCGAGAAATATGGCTTTGAAGGAACAGGTCCTGGACATGTATATACTGCCGCGACTGCTCCCTGCCCATTCAACTGCGGTCTTTGCCCATTGCACAAATCACACACAGCTCTATTGAATATTGTTGCAACTAACAGATGCGACTTAAGTTGTTGGTACTGTTTCTATTATGCTGAAAGAGCAGGTTATGTGTACGAGCCTTCAATTGAAGATATCAAGAAAATGGTTGAAGCCGTAAAGAAGCAGCCGAATATTGTTGTTGCTGTTCAGCTTACAGGAGGAGAGCCAACATTAAGAGAAGATCTCTACGATATTGTAAAGACTCTGCGAGAAATGGGGGTTAGACACATACAATTGAATACGCATGGAATAAAGTTTGCTAAGCTTTATTTAGAGAATCCTGAAAAAGCCATTAAATATACCAAAGGTTTGAGAGAAGCTGGGGTAAATACAGTATATCTAAGTTTTGATGGTGTGACCCCAGAGACAAATTCTAAAAACCACTGGGAAGTGCCATACACTATCGAAGTTTTTAGAAATAGTGGTATGACAAGTGTAGTATTCGTTCCGACGGTCATTAAAAACGTTAATGACAGTGAACTGGGCGACATAATCAAGGTGGCAGCGTACAATATGGATGTTGTAAGAGCAGTCAACTTCCAGCCGGTTAGTCTTGTGGGCATGATGAGAAAACAGGATAGGAGCAGGTATAGGATCACAATTCCAGAGGTTATAAAGAAGGTTGAGGAGCAGTTGGATGGAGAAATAACAAAGAATGATTGGTTCCCTGTTGGTGCAGCCATACCGATAGCCAGGTTTTTGGAGCTATTGGATCCTTCAAAGAGGGCAGAGTTCACCACACATCCAGCCTGTGGTGCTGCTACATATGTGTATGTAAAGAGAATTGATAACAATGTGGAATTCATACCAATAACGAGATTCATAGATGCAGAGGGGTTGTTGGACTATCTGGAGAAAAGATATGAATCTATCAAGGAGAAACCAAAATTCCTAACAAAAATTCTGGGAGCCACAACAATACTGTCTATATTGAATAGATTTGTACTTTGGGATAAGGTGCCAGATGAGATAAGAAAGGAGCTGAGATCCATATTACTAGACATTTTCATACATAGAAACTATGAAGCTCTAGGAAAATTCCATTACAAGTTCCTATTCTTAGGAATGATGCATTTCATGGATGAATGGAACTACGATGTGGAAAGAGTTATGAGATGCGTTATTCACTATGCTTTACCTGATGGAAGAATAGTGCCATTCTGTGCCTTTAATATACTCAACGATATATATAGGGACACCCCACAGA